The Belonocnema kinseyi isolate 2016_QV_RU_SX_M_011 chromosome 10, B_treatae_v1, whole genome shotgun sequence genome has a window encoding:
- the LOC117181797 gene encoding uncharacterized protein LOC117181797: MAENAPVKEDIGECSTSLKVNLRESDNPKRKESDWNKTDESPSGKYLKKSETDTPGSKVENAVKEETKLAKTITSPKRPIKRVTRPSHRVPWKQFAVMTYNKPIFDFLKSAKSRKNKDNKRKKENRAACNSECDCKEKLNKLKETLNSDEFVSKLSDLTLEQKTYVDKLAVNMCKNLHEDKFTMEDKLMSLSIYKKSLSIYEYLSTFLTLPKIKTLKKVVRTVHFDTGITTAMINRMKEVAKKKSGTDKVVVLMFGEISLEPFLNYNEQLDKILGFEDWGGDVRSQKIADRALVFIIHGLNSEWILPVAYTFYDQKPKVSRLVKMYKDVVAAVQEAGFKIVASVCDQGEVNEAALEKLRTNTLIKRGSDTEKNGGTILVHGVEIVPLFNLPDLLTDFRNILLSKDLEFCVDSNVRPLKWDPERELHIKKNKQKLIASWSHIELAYRIDFDNNRANRKMPKLTDKNVYKKDLEKSEVECVLNVFDGNVVENLDLMSRDEGKIKTSAEELHVPPEGYYTSYILSFLKKLSDAMNGDKKEDDPNYELATLFTQDSFHHQFLETAKKELRRMRFIDRETQMPVDERISCLENLITTVKGFQTLWEKINRLGFEFMKTRDFNLEPLDNFSSKNSDLTCQKFARNFKNFCYLDINV, translated from the exons ATG GCTGAAAATGCGCCTGTGAAGGAAGATATTGGAGAATGTTCCACATCTCTGAAAGTTAATTTAAGAGAATCTGATAATCCAAAACGCAAGGAAAGTGACTggaacaaaacagatgaatctccgagtggaaaatatttaaaaaagagtgAGACCGATACCCCAGGTTCTAAAGTCGAAAATGCAGTTAAAGAAGAAACCAAATTGGCTAAAACAATTACATCTCCAAAGAGACCTATCAAGAGAGTAACTCGGCCGTCACATAGGGTTCCGTGGAAGCAGTTCGCCGTCATGACCTACAATAAACCGATATTCGATTTTCTCAAATCAGCAAAAAGCAGGAAAAATAAGGATAATAAAAGGAAAAAAGAGAACAGAGCCGCATGTAACAG tgaATGTGACTGTAAggagaaattgaataaattaaaagaaacccTGAATTCAGACGAATTTGTAAGCAAACTAAGTGATCTAACACTTGAGCAAAAAACATACGTTGATAAGCTTGCTGTAAATATGTGTAAAAATTTACACGAGGATAAATTTACCATGGAAGATAAATTGATGTCCCTCTCGATCTACAAGAAATCACTCAGTATTTATGAGTATTTAAGTACTTTCCTAACTCTACCCAAAATTAAAACTCTGAAGAAAGTAGTGCGAACAGTGCACTTTGATACAGGAATTACAACAGCAATGATAAACAGAATGAAGGAAGTAGCAAAGAAAAAGAGTGGCACTGATAAAGTTGTAGTGCTAATGTTTGGCGAGATTAGCTTGGAaccatttttaaactataatgaaCAATTGGACAAAATTCTTGGCTTTGAAGATTGGGGAGGAGACGTTCGATCCCAAAAAATTGCTGATCGAGCTTTGGTTTTCATAATTCACGGACTTAATTCTGAATGGATATTGCCTGTGGCTTATACTTTTTACGATCAAAAGCCAAAAGTTTCAAGACTGGTTAAAATGTATAAAGATGTCGTTGCTGCAGTTCAAGAAGCGGGATTTAAAATTGTCGCTTCTGTCTGTGATCAAGGAGAAGTTAACGAGGCAGCTTTGGAGAAACTAAGAACTAATACTTTAATAAAGAGAGGATctgacactgaaaaaaatg GTGGTACTATTCTTGTTCACGGTGTGGAGATCGTTCCACTCTTCAATCTTCCTGATCTGCTGACAGACTTTCGGAACATTCTGCTCTCAAAAGATTTGGAATTCTGCGTAGACTCGAACGTACGACCCCTGAAGTGGGATCCCGAAAGAGAACTTCATATCAAAAAGAATAAGCAGAAATTAATAGCTTCATGGTCACACATTGAACTCGCTTATCGCATAGATTTTGACAACAATCGTGCCAATCGTAAAATGCCAAAACTGACGGATAAGAATGTCTATAAAAAAGATCTGGAGAAATCAGAGGTAGAGTGTGTCCTCAATGTCTTCGATGGAAATGTAGTGGAAAATCTCGATTTGATGTCACGTGATGAAG GTAAAATAAAAACATCAGCTGAGGAACTCCATGTCCCTCCAGAAGGTTACTACACATCGTACATATTGAGCTTTTTAAAAAAGCTAAGTGATGCTATGAATGGAGACAAAAAAGAAGACGATCCGAATTATGAGTTGGCAACTCTTTTTACGCAAGACAGTTTCCATCATCAATTTTTGGAGACTGCGAAGAAAGAACTTCGTCGCATGCGCTTTATTGATAGAGAAACCCAGATGCCGGTTGATGAAAGAATTTCATGCCTTGAGAATTTGATAACAACAGTGAAAGGCTTCCAAACTTTATGGGAAAAAATAAACAGACTTGGTTTCGAATTCATGAAAACTAGGGATTTCAATCTGGAACCTTTGGATaacttttctagtaaaaattcgGATCTGACATGCCAGAAATTCGctagaaactttaaaaacttcTGTTATCttgatataaatgtttaa
- the LOC117181804 gene encoding uncharacterized protein LOC117181804 isoform X2 yields MKRKKWLEALGLQNVDKKARICSNHFPEDAFDKRATTCIKLRGNAVPNFCVDKSNKNKAKNSGTETNTLSQDDSQDLSESKSVEVEGITIHTISDDEMSLSEKEKDESPAEITHGLINPVADISNKCKSNVFFYFGDGDVPGFAPLPKAKPEKTASAQPYQYSSFKSQSINCSPRRKPIENEPEIPPCITCGMKKKRSLDRATSVSPERILHCPIKKQIREHYENEIKVYKQQMRGLQQKVRRLEASKNKFNFDNSK; encoded by the exons atgaaaagaaagaaatggCTTGAAGCTTTAGGATTGCAAAATGTAGACAAAAAAGCGCGTATTTGCTCAAACCATTTCCCTGAAGATGCTTTTGACAAAAGAGCGACAACCTGTATCAAGCTGCGAGGGAATGCTGTTCCGAAT tTTTGTGTGgacaaaagcaataaaaataaagcCAAAAATAGTGGAACAGAAACAAATACTTTGTCTCAGGATGATTCGCAGGATTTATCTGAGTCTAAAAGTGTAGAGGTAGAGGGTATTACTATTCATACAATTTCAGACGATGAAATGAGTTTAAGCGAGAAGGAGAAGGATGAATCTCCGGCGGAAATAACACACGGATTGATTAACCCAGTCGcggatatttcaaataaatgtaaatcaaatgttttcttttatttcgGTGACGGTGATGTCCCAGGCTTCGCACCGTTACCGAAGGCTAAGCCCGAAAAAACCGCCAGTGCACAACCTTACCAATACAGTTCTTTTAAGTCTCAAAGTATTAATTGTTCACCTCGAAGAAAGCCGATTGAAAATGAACCAGAAATTCCGCCGTGCATAACGTGTG GTATGAAGAAAAAAAGGAGCTTGGATCGAGCAACATCTGTTTCGCCAGAAAGGATACTCCATTGTccgattaaaaaacaaattcgaGAACATTACgagaatgaaataaaagtttacaaGCAGCAAATGAGAGGCTTGCAACAAAAAGTGCGCCGTTTAGAGGCAAGCAAGAATAAATTCAACTTCGATAATAGCAAATAG
- the LOC117181804 gene encoding uncharacterized protein LOC117181804 isoform X1, whose translation MSQCIVKNCKSVFFERGNDDKKNSKNVAFHFIPKDPMKRKKWLEALGLQNVDKKARICSNHFPEDAFDKRATTCIKLRGNAVPNFCVDKSNKNKAKNSGTETNTLSQDDSQDLSESKSVEVEGITIHTISDDEMSLSEKEKDESPAEITHGLINPVADISNKCKSNVFFYFGDGDVPGFAPLPKAKPEKTASAQPYQYSSFKSQSINCSPRRKPIENEPEIPPCITCGMKKKRSLDRATSVSPERILHCPIKKQIREHYENEIKVYKQQMRGLQQKVRRLEASKNKFNFDNSK comes from the exons ATGTCTCAGTGTATTGTGAAAAACTGCAAAAGCGTATTTTTTGAAAGGGGTAATGACGataaaaagaattccaaaaatgtCGCTTTCCATTT taTTCCAAAGGACccaatgaaaagaaagaaatggCTTGAAGCTTTAGGATTGCAAAATGTAGACAAAAAAGCGCGTATTTGCTCAAACCATTTCCCTGAAGATGCTTTTGACAAAAGAGCGACAACCTGTATCAAGCTGCGAGGGAATGCTGTTCCGAAT tTTTGTGTGgacaaaagcaataaaaataaagcCAAAAATAGTGGAACAGAAACAAATACTTTGTCTCAGGATGATTCGCAGGATTTATCTGAGTCTAAAAGTGTAGAGGTAGAGGGTATTACTATTCATACAATTTCAGACGATGAAATGAGTTTAAGCGAGAAGGAGAAGGATGAATCTCCGGCGGAAATAACACACGGATTGATTAACCCAGTCGcggatatttcaaataaatgtaaatcaaatgttttcttttatttcgGTGACGGTGATGTCCCAGGCTTCGCACCGTTACCGAAGGCTAAGCCCGAAAAAACCGCCAGTGCACAACCTTACCAATACAGTTCTTTTAAGTCTCAAAGTATTAATTGTTCACCTCGAAGAAAGCCGATTGAAAATGAACCAGAAATTCCGCCGTGCATAACGTGTG GTATGAAGAAAAAAAGGAGCTTGGATCGAGCAACATCTGTTTCGCCAGAAAGGATACTCCATTGTccgattaaaaaacaaattcgaGAACATTACgagaatgaaataaaagtttacaaGCAGCAAATGAGAGGCTTGCAACAAAAAGTGCGCCGTTTAGAGGCAAGCAAGAATAAATTCAACTTCGATAATAGCAAATAG